The sequence TTTTGGACTCGCAGCGACGAGGATCAGCTACCAGCAGGGTCCGGTCATACTGGATGAGGATGTCTTTGATCTCCTTCTTGGAAGCCTCATCCACATCTGGCAAGAAGAGTAGGGACGAAGATTTAGATAATCAGAGTTCTTGACGTGATCCCCACACACCCACCTACCTCATGGGAATGACCCATGCTCACTCACATTTCTGGTAATAGGCCACCAGGGCTTTGGAGATGGACTGACGGATAGCTGTGAGGAAGACACACATATAAAGGATACAGGAGTTCTGTGAAGGCCTCCCTCCCAGAGCCACCTCCCCTATGCGCCCAGTTCCTGGGACTCACCATAAATCTGGGCCACGTGACCACCACCCTTCACACGGACACGGATGTCCACACCAGCAAATCGCTCCTTGCCGAGAAGCAGAACTGGCTCCAGCAGCTAAAGGAACAGGGGGAATGAACAGGGATTTCAGTTACATGCTGGGCAACTTGGTCATCTCACTGGGCTTCTCCTTGTCTCTGTGGCTTCTGCCACCACTGGCCTCAAAGTACTAGTGGATGGGGCTCAGGGTGTCACTCCGAGCCCCCCtacagagaaaagtaaaagaagccagattaTGAGACTGCTGAAGTGGCAGGAAACATAGGCAAGGTAAAGGGAACAAGATCTGGGCTCCCTCCTACTTGTGTACCTCCAGGACCTCAAACACCCTATCTCTAAGACTGGTTCTTAGAAGGCTGAACAGTAAGCAGCATACCAGTGGCTTCTGAAACTCCCAAGGGTGTTGCAAACAGTCGAAAGCCATCCCCTGGACTGTTCAGGTGCCTTTTCTATTTCCCACCTGAGCTCTCTGCCTTTTCTTTGAGCCTCACGGATTTCCAGAATTACAATACAATACAACCTGTCCCTGTCCCTAGACCTTTCCCAGCTAGCTCTAGGTCTTTTACCAGTGCCTCTGTCTGGATACTTTCTCTACCTGCTTTCAGCTCACAGGTCTCCTTCCCCAGTTCTGACCACTTTGGATCAGCTTCTGGTATTAGGCCCAGTCCTTCTCCCCAGCTAGGCTGGCAGGTCCATGAAGGAAGACCTGAAGTCATCTGGATTACTGCTATGTCCCCAAAACTCAACAGAGGATACACATACAAATCCTTCAAATAAAGTGACAGCCAATAATAACATTCAACATCTGCTATACAAAGGAATCtcagaatttttattaaattcaaggccaggcatggtgatcacatctgtaatcccagtccaggcagaaggatcacctgagatcaaggaccagcctgggcaacaaagtgagacaccatgtctacaaaaaaaaatttctgaaatgaggcaggcatggtgatgtgcctgtagtcttggcAACCGAgagcctgaggtggaaggatcttcaactcaggaattcaaggctgaaGTTCATTaggattgtgctactgcattccagggAGAGTGACAGCAAGATActgttcttaaaaaaagaacctcatatctaaaaacaaaatttttttttaactgacccTGCAATGTAcatattcttccttttaaaagtaGTAAACTTCAGAAGGGGCAGAAATCAGACTCTGGTTTCTTTCCATTCTGAGCCAAAGAAACTGAGAGTCCCAAACAGGGAACAGAAGAACCCCTTTCACAAGCAAGCATTTAAACAGACCCAAATTCGGCCGCGCGGCTCACCAGGctggtcaggagttctagaccagcctggccgacatggtgaaaccacgtctctcctgaaaatacaaaaattagccggccgtggtggtgtgcgcctatagtcccagccacccgggaggctgaggcaagagaattgcttgaacccggagggtggaggttgcagcgatccgagatcgtgccactgcactctccagcctgggcgacagagcgagactccctctcaaaacaaataaataaatagaataaaaaataatcagacCCAAATTCAAGCTATTTcaatacttactgagcacttacaaTGTCTAAACGCTGCTTTAGACGCTTGGGGTTTATCAGGATCAAAACATTGATCTTGGTGAAAATAAAGCTATGAAACTGGTGTTCCTCCACCCTTTGGGTCCCCCCGCATCCCAGTTAGATGAACTTCCTAACATTCCAGTTTTCAAAGCAACCCCTTAATCTTCAACACCCCCATCTCAGCTTTTACATCTTCTGAACCTCAAGCCCGGCTCTATTGCCAAATACCCCACTTTTATACAACCAATACAACTTCTAAACATCCCGCTGCTGATACCAGCCCCCTCAGCTTTCACGGGCTACTATATCTCCAAGAGTCCTCCATCCACCCAACGCCGGTGCCCGATGCCAGCACCTTGTATTGTAGCGTGCGCGGCTCAATCATCTCCAGGGGCCGCCCGTTCACCTTGATGAGACCATTGCCGCGTTTGCAGTGCGCCACCGCTGTGGCTGTCTTCTGTGGGATACAAGAGAGAGTGGCCCCGTGAGCTCGGGCTCCAGCTCCCATGTTGCCCCCTGTATTCCTGCCCACCGTCCTCTCCCAGACCCTgaccttctccttcccctccccttcccatccGGCGTCTAGCTCACCTTGCGTCCGAAGACCTGCACCGACTGCAGCGGGCCCTTGGACGGCATGGCTGCGAGCGTGAAGGAGAGAACCTAACCGCGCGGCGCTGCAACCGGAAAAGGGAAGCTCGGGGCCACCCTGGCCGCTTTTCAGGGTCTGCGCAGGCGCCTTGAGCGCTGCGTCGCGACGGGAGAGAGCTTTACGGCTTCTGTTGCGGCTAAGGGGCGGGGCGTCTGATCAGCCGCGGGAAGGCCCTTAGGAGCACAGAGCGGGCGTGCACAGTGAGGCGGAAGTGGCGGGCTCTGTGGGCGGAAGGGGCGGGTCGTGGGAGTGTAGTGTGCGGATTGAAGAGAACGCTTCGTGA comes from Macaca fascicularis isolate 582-1 chromosome 19, T2T-MFA8v1.1 and encodes:
- the RPS16 gene encoding small ribosomal subunit protein uS9 — protein: MPSKGPLQSVQVFGRKKTATAVAHCKRGNGLIKVNGRPLEMIEPRTLQYKLLEPVLLLGKERFAGVDIRVRVKGGGHVAQIYAIRQSISKALVAYYQKYVDEASKKEIKDILIQYDRTLLVADPRRCESKKFGGPGARARYQKSYR